Proteins from a single region of Psychrobacter cryohalolentis K5:
- a CDS encoding methyltransferase domain-containing protein: protein MPTNPQYINNSDAVNSTENVTVQALKEDVRTDRSFDAIADHFEKKVYGGLKGDIRLAVLRRDLFEYCAQTSHKLGRPLRILDVGAGLAQIAIELATQGHILVINDISANMLDKAQERAAQSSANDEKLNITWYVCPYQELEEKLADKTEKFDLIMCHALLEWLAEPAAVMDFFDQQLSDNGALSLCFYNPASFDYRNLIMGNFNLLDNTEYKADSKKSLTPNHPVAKEEVEAWLQAHDYQTLIASGLRVFHDYSPLKRGGHNDPEAVIRMELRYSQLDPYKWLGRYLHLLATRVS, encoded by the coding sequence ATGCCAACCAATCCTCAATATATTAATAATAGCGATGCGGTAAACTCTACAGAAAATGTGACAGTACAAGCGTTAAAAGAAGATGTGCGTACTGACCGCAGCTTTGATGCGATTGCCGATCATTTTGAGAAAAAGGTCTATGGTGGCTTAAAGGGAGACATTCGATTAGCAGTATTGCGCCGTGATCTTTTTGAATACTGCGCGCAGACGAGCCACAAACTTGGGCGACCTTTACGTATTTTGGATGTGGGTGCAGGGCTTGCGCAAATTGCGATTGAGCTTGCGACTCAAGGACATATACTGGTCATCAATGATATCTCGGCCAATATGTTAGATAAGGCGCAAGAGCGCGCTGCACAAAGTAGTGCAAACGATGAAAAATTGAATATTACGTGGTATGTATGCCCGTATCAAGAGCTTGAAGAAAAGCTGGCTGATAAGACGGAGAAATTTGATTTAATCATGTGTCACGCGCTACTTGAATGGTTGGCAGAGCCTGCCGCGGTAATGGACTTTTTTGACCAGCAATTATCCGATAATGGAGCATTATCGCTGTGCTTTTATAATCCAGCAAGTTTTGATTATCGTAATTTGATAATGGGTAATTTCAACTTATTAGATAACACTGAATATAAAGCCGATAGTAAAAAAAGCCTGACGCCCAATCATCCGGTTGCAAAGGAAGAGGTTGAAGCTTGGCTACAGGCGCATGATTATCAGACTCTGATCGCCAGCGGTCTGCGCGTATTCCATGATTATTCGCCGCTAAAACGTGGTGGGCATAACGATCCTGAAGCGGTCATACGTATGGAGTTACGCTACTCGCAACTGGATCCCTATAAGTGGCTTGGGCGCTACTTACATCTTCTAGCGACACGTGTCTCTTAA
- the gyrA gene encoding DNA gyrase subunit A yields the protein MSESVSPIAIVDELKQSYLDYAMSVIVSRALPDVRDGFKPVHRRVMYAMHVLSNDYNKAYKKSARVVGDVIGKYHPHGDSAVYDAIVRMAQDFSLRYPMVDGQGNFGSIDDDPPAAMRYTEVRMTKLTHQMLADLDKDTVDWEDNYDGSERMPSVLPARIPNLLINGATGIAVGMATNMAPHNLTEVINACLAYAENPQISAEELMSHISGPDFPTGGIIYGRAGILDAYRTGKGRLHVRGRYIIEPMSETGVNRDRERIVFTEVPYQTNKAKLIERIAELVRDKKIEGITEIRDESDKDGMRIAIDLRRGETAEVIVNNLFLQTPLESSFSINMVALDNGQPKLLTLRQLIAAFVRHRQEVVTRRTIFELNKARVRGHLLEGLTVALANIDEIIATIKASANRGLARENLLSNTWGSGSVVAMLTAAGSQSVRPDFIEGEDPKAPFGLINNQESYRLSLEQVNAILDMQLHRLTGLEQDKLTEEYQDLLREIAHLESILGDFDKLMTIISNEMIEIRDNFGDERRTDIIDSRMDFNREDLIPEQTVVMTVSRTGYAKTQPIDDYVAQKRGGKGKSATAMKEDDVIDHLIVTSTHATVLCFTDTGRVFSLRGFEVPIASRGARGRPLVNLIGLNADETVTTILPIPKIVEELSSKGETSADVTLDSDDLLDDSTQAEPPFVFFATANGTVKRVELKQFANIRSNGLIAVGLEEGDKLVSARITNGSQEVMLFASSGKAIRFNETDARAMGRTAKGVRGMRLTADEFIKSLVVIEDDVREILIACENGFGKRTFIDEFNTQNRGGGGVIAIKTSTRNGALVRATKVDSTDDIILISDKGTLVRTPVEHVASSGRNTQGVTLIRLSKDEKLVAMARVEHEEGNNELIDAMREDGTFEVKGQEQMDVDAANSDATETDFDDTSHTETDTDE from the coding sequence ATGAGCGAATCGGTCAGTCCTATTGCCATTGTGGACGAATTAAAGCAGTCCTATTTGGATTATGCGATGAGCGTGATCGTCTCGCGCGCGCTGCCTGATGTGCGTGATGGGTTCAAACCAGTACACCGCCGTGTGATGTATGCGATGCATGTATTGTCTAATGACTATAACAAAGCCTACAAGAAATCTGCACGTGTGGTCGGCGATGTCATTGGTAAGTATCACCCACATGGCGATAGTGCCGTCTATGATGCCATCGTACGTATGGCACAGGATTTTAGCTTGCGTTACCCGATGGTTGATGGTCAAGGTAACTTTGGCTCAATTGATGATGATCCTCCGGCAGCGATGCGTTATACCGAAGTGCGTATGACCAAGTTGACCCATCAAATGCTTGCTGACTTGGATAAAGATACCGTCGATTGGGAGGACAACTACGATGGCTCTGAGCGTATGCCAAGCGTGTTGCCTGCGCGTATTCCTAATTTATTGATTAATGGTGCTACCGGTATTGCAGTTGGTATGGCGACCAATATGGCGCCGCATAACCTGACCGAGGTTATTAACGCTTGCTTAGCTTATGCTGAAAATCCGCAAATATCTGCTGAAGAGCTGATGTCGCATATCTCAGGTCCTGACTTCCCGACAGGCGGTATTATCTATGGTCGCGCCGGTATCTTAGATGCTTATCGTACTGGTAAAGGTCGCTTGCATGTACGTGGTCGATATATTATTGAGCCGATGAGTGAGACGGGTGTCAACCGTGACCGTGAGCGTATTGTTTTCACCGAAGTGCCTTATCAAACCAATAAAGCCAAGCTGATTGAGCGTATTGCAGAACTTGTGCGTGACAAAAAAATCGAAGGTATTACCGAGATTCGTGATGAGTCTGATAAAGACGGCATGCGTATCGCTATTGATTTACGTCGTGGCGAAACAGCGGAAGTGATCGTTAACAACTTGTTCCTGCAAACGCCCCTTGAGTCTAGCTTTAGTATCAATATGGTGGCGCTCGATAATGGTCAGCCGAAATTATTGACTTTGCGTCAACTGATTGCGGCATTTGTCCGCCATCGTCAAGAAGTGGTAACGCGCCGTACCATTTTTGAGCTCAATAAAGCCCGTGTCCGTGGTCACTTATTAGAAGGTTTGACCGTTGCACTAGCGAACATTGATGAGATTATTGCGACGATTAAAGCGTCTGCAAACCGCGGCTTAGCTCGTGAAAACTTACTGAGTAATACTTGGGGGTCAGGTAGTGTTGTAGCGATGCTAACCGCTGCAGGCAGCCAGTCGGTACGTCCTGACTTTATCGAAGGCGAAGATCCAAAAGCGCCATTTGGTCTGATTAATAATCAAGAAAGCTATCGCTTATCGCTTGAGCAGGTCAATGCGATTTTAGACATGCAACTACATCGTCTAACGGGTCTTGAGCAAGATAAATTAACTGAAGAATACCAAGACTTGTTGCGTGAAATTGCCCATTTAGAATCGATCCTTGGTGATTTTGATAAGCTAATGACCATTATCTCAAACGAGATGATTGAAATCCGTGATAATTTTGGTGATGAGCGTCGCACTGATATTATTGATTCGCGTATGGACTTTAACCGTGAAGACTTGATCCCAGAGCAAACCGTGGTAATGACGGTATCGCGTACTGGCTATGCCAAAACTCAACCCATTGACGACTATGTGGCGCAAAAACGTGGCGGTAAAGGCAAATCAGCGACGGCGATGAAAGAAGACGATGTGATTGATCATTTAATCGTGACTTCAACGCACGCAACCGTACTGTGCTTTACCGATACGGGTCGTGTCTTTAGTTTACGTGGTTTTGAAGTGCCAATTGCCAGCCGCGGCGCCCGTGGTCGTCCACTGGTCAATCTTATTGGCTTAAATGCTGATGAAACGGTCACAACGATATTGCCTATCCCAAAAATCGTAGAAGAGTTATCTAGCAAAGGTGAGACATCAGCAGATGTCACACTAGATAGTGATGATCTATTAGACGATAGCACGCAAGCAGAGCCGCCTTTTGTATTTTTTGCAACGGCAAATGGTACAGTGAAGCGTGTCGAGCTGAAACAGTTTGCCAATATTCGCTCGAACGGTTTGATTGCAGTTGGCTTAGAAGAAGGCGATAAATTGGTGAGCGCTCGTATCACCAATGGTAGCCAAGAGGTCATGCTATTTGCGTCAAGTGGTAAAGCCATTCGTTTTAATGAGACGGATGCTCGTGCGATGGGTCGTACGGCGAAAGGTGTCCGCGGTATGCGCCTGACTGCTGATGAATTTATCAAATCGTTGGTAGTGATTGAAGATGACGTCCGCGAAATTTTAATTGCTTGTGAAAACGGCTTTGGCAAACGCACCTTTATTGATGAGTTCAACACGCAAAATCGTGGCGGTGGCGGTGTTATCGCTATTAAAACTAGCACGCGTAATGGTGCGCTGGTTCGTGCTACCAAGGTGGACTCTACAGACGATATTATTTTAATTTCAGACAAAGGTACTTTAGTACGTACCCCAGTTGAGCATGTAGCAAGCTCTGGTCGTAATACTCAAGGCGTCACGCTGATTCGTTTATCAAAAGATGAAAAACTGGTTGCTATGGCGCGTGTTGAGCACGAAGAGGGTAACAATGAGCTGATTGATGCAATGAGAGAAGATGGAACGTTTGAAGTAAAAGGTCAAGAACAGATGGATGTTGATGCGGCGAATAGTGATGCTACAGAGACAGACTTTGATGATACTAGTCATACAGAAACTGACACTGACGAATAA
- a CDS encoding ABC transporter ATP-binding protein, which produces MTIITKAQMAQAVAERELQQGVANLDSTFIQNHETAATQPYFSVQDLVVGYDDTIVVNGLSLNLQQGEIGCFLGYSGCGKTTALRAIAGLEESRSGKITLNNQRLTEQAARVSFAVAPAKRGMGMVFQDYALFGHLSVAKNIGFGLNKWSAADKKARVAEMLALVELSEHADKRPSELSGGQQQRVALARALAPKPKLLLLDEPFSNLDVVLRESLAMNVRDILKRTNTTAILVTHDQNEAFALADKVGVMHKGKLVQWATPSELYHEPVSPFVAEFVGEGAMIDGIIKEGHVETALGDIYRRMEVYDASGQPQYCEYDYPNGTPIKVLVRPDDIIHDDDSTQTALVVGRVFRGANYLYRLQLDDGQTVLSLVASHHNHEVGTQIGILPILEHVVVFDEKDINATTWSEYDRSERFEDI; this is translated from the coding sequence ATGACTATCATAACCAAAGCGCAAATGGCGCAAGCTGTAGCGGAAAGAGAGTTACAACAAGGTGTTGCTAATTTAGATAGTACCTTCATTCAAAATCATGAAACCGCTGCCACTCAGCCATATTTTAGTGTACAGGACTTGGTGGTTGGCTATGACGACACCATAGTAGTCAATGGTTTGTCACTGAACCTACAGCAAGGTGAAATTGGTTGCTTTTTAGGTTATAGCGGCTGTGGTAAGACCACGGCATTAAGAGCGATTGCAGGGTTAGAAGAGAGTCGTAGCGGCAAAATCACGCTTAACAATCAGCGACTAACAGAGCAAGCGGCGCGTGTCTCATTTGCCGTTGCACCTGCCAAGCGCGGCATGGGGATGGTATTTCAAGACTATGCGCTATTTGGTCATTTAAGCGTGGCAAAAAATATCGGCTTTGGTCTCAATAAATGGTCGGCTGCCGACAAAAAAGCCCGTGTTGCTGAGATGCTAGCGCTGGTAGAATTGTCTGAACATGCCGATAAACGCCCAAGCGAGCTCTCAGGTGGACAGCAGCAGCGGGTGGCATTGGCTCGTGCATTGGCACCGAAGCCTAAGTTATTACTGCTCGATGAGCCGTTTTCGAACTTGGATGTAGTACTGCGTGAATCATTAGCTATGAATGTCCGCGATATTCTAAAGCGCACCAATACCACTGCGATTTTGGTCACTCATGATCAAAATGAAGCGTTTGCGCTCGCTGATAAAGTCGGCGTCATGCATAAAGGTAAGCTGGTACAGTGGGCAACCCCAAGTGAGCTATATCATGAGCCGGTCAGCCCATTCGTCGCTGAGTTCGTCGGTGAAGGCGCGATGATAGACGGCATCATCAAAGAAGGTCATGTCGAGACGGCGCTTGGTGATATTTATCGGCGGATGGAAGTCTATGATGCGTCCGGTCAGCCGCAGTATTGTGAATACGACTATCCGAATGGTACGCCGATTAAGGTATTGGTGCGTCCCGATGACATTATCCATGATGATGACAGTACGCAGACCGCCTTAGTGGTTGGTCGGGTATTTCGCGGTGCCAATTATCTCTATCGCTTGCAACTAGATGATGGTCAAACGGTATTGTCATTGGTCGCCAGTCATCATAATCATGAAGTCGGCACCCAAATCGGTATCTTGCCGATACTGGAGCATGTGGTGGTATTTGACGAAAAGGATATCAACGCTACCACGTGGTCAGAGTATGATAGGTCAGAGCGGTTTGAGGACATATGA
- a CDS encoding 16S rRNA (uracil(1498)-N(3))-methyltransferase: MNCILLPAANFSNESAYINAVAQIEHVNQVLGAKVGDTLKIGQLEGNLGTAIIADITPERIDLCEISFVTAPPPKLDLTVVLALPRPKVLRRLIMDMTALGVRDIILINSYRTQKSYWQSPMLSRLDEFVLEGLQQGIDTVAPRISLQKRFKPFVEDELANLITNRAIVAHPYAELSFSEYVQQQLESSESPQKSILPSMVFIGAEGGWIDYEVELLAKQGCQAVHIGARILRTEAAVNAILGQWLL; the protein is encoded by the coding sequence ATGAACTGTATTTTATTACCGGCTGCAAACTTTTCTAATGAATCTGCATATATCAATGCAGTGGCGCAAATTGAGCATGTCAACCAAGTTCTGGGAGCGAAAGTAGGCGACACCCTAAAAATTGGGCAGTTAGAAGGCAATCTTGGCACTGCTATTATTGCTGATATAACGCCTGAGCGTATTGATTTATGTGAGATAAGTTTCGTCACAGCACCGCCGCCTAAGCTTGATCTCACTGTGGTATTAGCATTGCCACGCCCAAAAGTATTGCGCCGTCTGATTATGGATATGACCGCGCTTGGTGTCCGCGATATCATATTGATTAACAGCTATCGTACGCAAAAAAGCTACTGGCAAAGCCCGATGCTGAGTCGCCTTGATGAGTTCGTATTAGAAGGGCTGCAACAAGGCATTGATACCGTCGCGCCGCGTATCAGTTTGCAAAAACGCTTTAAGCCCTTTGTTGAAGATGAGTTGGCAAACTTAATCACCAATCGAGCTATTGTCGCTCACCCTTATGCGGAATTATCGTTTTCAGAATATGTGCAACAACAATTAGAAAGCTCTGAATCACCTCAGAAATCGATACTACCAAGCATGGTTTTTATCGGTGCAGAAGGCGGCTGGATTGATTATGAAGTTGAGCTGCTTGCAAAGCAAGGCTGCCAAGCGGTACATATCGGTGCACGAATATTGCGCACTGAAGCGGCAGTCAATGCTATTCTGGGGCAATGGCTATTGTAA
- a CDS encoding Fe(3+) ABC transporter substrate-binding protein, with the protein MSLNVISANLSSAKLTLPVAVFGMMLALAGCSKSSTPEESVDAETPAPSTEQEVAKDNAASADGQTVTIYSSRNEQLIKPLLDRYTEQTGVKVELVTDKDGPLMARLQAEGQNTPADMLLTVDAGNLWQAAGQGLLQPVASSVLEANVPAKYRDPEGRWTGLSLRARTIFYDPSKVSADQLSTYADLADPKWKGKLCLRTSKKVYNQSLVASMMEHLGAEKTEAVIRGWVANLATDVFSDDTNLLEAIAAGQCEVGIANSYYYGRLLDEKPDFPVKIFWANQGTTGTHVNISGAGVVTGSDNADGALKLMEWLSSDDAQGLYASADKEFPVKVGIDESEMLRSWGQFKPDDINVQKFGALQTQAIQMMDKAGYK; encoded by the coding sequence ATGTCATTGAATGTAATCAGTGCAAATTTATCTTCTGCTAAACTTACTTTACCGGTTGCCGTATTTGGCATGATGTTGGCGCTGGCTGGCTGTAGTAAATCATCGACGCCAGAAGAAAGTGTTGATGCCGAAACGCCAGCACCAAGCACTGAGCAAGAAGTAGCAAAAGACAACGCAGCGAGTGCTGATGGACAGACAGTGACTATCTACTCATCACGTAATGAGCAGCTAATCAAGCCATTGTTAGATCGTTATACTGAACAGACGGGTGTGAAGGTTGAGCTGGTTACAGACAAAGATGGTCCACTGATGGCGCGTCTGCAAGCTGAAGGTCAGAATACCCCAGCTGATATGCTTTTGACAGTTGATGCGGGTAACTTATGGCAAGCAGCTGGGCAAGGTTTACTGCAACCTGTTGCTTCTAGCGTTTTGGAAGCAAATGTACCGGCTAAGTATCGTGATCCAGAAGGTCGCTGGACAGGTTTGTCATTGCGCGCCCGTACGATTTTTTATGACCCAAGTAAAGTAAGCGCTGATCAATTATCCACTTATGCAGATTTGGCGGATCCAAAGTGGAAAGGCAAATTATGTCTACGCACCTCGAAAAAGGTTTATAACCAGTCATTGGTTGCGAGCATGATGGAGCATTTAGGCGCTGAAAAAACAGAAGCGGTCATCCGCGGTTGGGTTGCTAACTTAGCTACTGATGTTTTCAGTGATGATACCAATCTACTAGAAGCTATCGCTGCTGGTCAGTGTGAAGTAGGTATTGCCAATAGCTACTACTATGGTCGTTTGCTTGATGAAAAGCCTGATTTCCCAGTAAAAATATTTTGGGCAAACCAAGGTACGACAGGCACGCACGTTAATATCTCAGGTGCTGGCGTAGTAACGGGTTCAGACAATGCAGATGGCGCATTGAAACTGATGGAATGGTTGTCATCTGATGACGCACAAGGTCTTTATGCTAGCGCTGATAAAGAATTCCCAGTCAAAGTTGGGATTGATGAGTCAGAGATGCTTAGATCTTGGGGTCAGTTCAAACCAGACGATATCAATGTACAGAAATTTGGTGCATTACAAACCCAAGCCATTCAAATGATGGACAAAGCAGGCTATAAATAA
- the rarD gene encoding EamA family transporter RarD, producing the protein MLTTNQTVQGTLASVSSSFLFSLMFLFGLFMLPLTGTQVASWRVLMMLLSLVLLVSLTKQWQHVFDYLKTLKTPKEWIIFVLPTPILGGQIWLFMWGPVNGFGLDVTLGYFLLPLVMIVIGRFFYHEHMSVLQWLAAICAALGIGYDILQYGSISWVTAFACLGYPPYYLLRRKLAVPPITGLLSDLTLLTPVVLIMLYSSGGFSVAAQNTKFWYILPLLGAFSALAMSLTMVASSKLPVSLFGALSYIEPMLLFVLSITVLNQSLDEGGSLFMYGMITLALFIMIADSMKGFLIRRRDNHLHGYREPQVGSFPPRRRFIDHRIEGVLKAHRFRKIRKYQQRIDKITRKIQALDSK; encoded by the coding sequence ATGCTTACGACCAATCAGACCGTTCAGGGAACTTTGGCTTCAGTATCATCAAGTTTTTTGTTTTCTTTGATGTTTCTATTTGGGCTATTTATGCTGCCATTAACGGGTACGCAGGTGGCTTCGTGGCGTGTATTGATGATGCTCCTGAGCCTAGTGCTATTGGTCAGTCTTACAAAACAGTGGCAGCATGTATTTGATTATCTCAAAACACTAAAGACGCCAAAAGAGTGGATTATTTTTGTACTGCCAACCCCAATTTTAGGTGGGCAGATTTGGCTGTTTATGTGGGGACCGGTCAATGGCTTTGGTCTTGATGTGACCTTGGGCTATTTTTTATTGCCGTTGGTCATGATTGTGATTGGGCGTTTTTTCTATCATGAGCATATGAGTGTTTTGCAATGGTTAGCAGCGATATGTGCTGCGCTCGGTATCGGCTATGATATATTGCAATATGGCAGTATATCTTGGGTAACCGCATTTGCATGCTTGGGTTATCCGCCTTATTATTTGCTACGTCGTAAGCTTGCTGTGCCGCCTATTACAGGTCTGTTATCAGATTTGACGTTACTGACGCCAGTGGTGCTAATTATGCTTTATAGCAGCGGCGGCTTTAGTGTAGCGGCGCAAAATACCAAATTTTGGTACATATTGCCCCTGCTAGGCGCTTTTAGTGCGCTTGCCATGTCTCTAACTATGGTTGCTAGTAGTAAGCTGCCAGTGTCGTTATTTGGAGCGCTCAGCTACATAGAGCCTATGCTGCTATTTGTATTATCTATTACTGTGTTAAATCAAAGTCTGGATGAAGGAGGCTCGTTATTCATGTATGGCATGATTACACTGGCATTGTTTATTATGATTGCTGATAGTATGAAAGGCTTTCTTATCCGACGCCGTGACAATCATTTGCATGGTTACCGAGAGCCACAAGTTGGGAGTTTCCCACCACGCCGCCGTTTTATCGACCATCGTATAGAAGGGGTATTAAAGGCGCACCGTTTTCGTAAAATCAGGAAATACCAACAGCGAATAGATAAAATCACGCGTAAAATCCAAGCGTTAGATTCAAAGTAG
- a CDS encoding ABC transporter permease — MITMPESSASQNNTVNESNETGNTSKSIRQDHATRKRVISKSVLGLISLFMLIPILIVLLSWTQPVADIWGHMREYVLPQVLKNTAILLLMVTVISGTIGTALAWLTSMYRFPGQRFFSWALMLPLAMPAYVLAFVTVGIVDFSGPLQTALRDFGVTTAIPSVRNVWGAGLILSLAFYPYVYLLARQAFLSQGRRAIEAGQMLGLSRGRVFFRLALPQALPWVIGGLLLASMETLADFGAVSVFNVDTFTTAIYKAWFGFFSLTTAAQLAALLIGVVFIVVLFEQYWQAKRGNTITQGSSQRFEVSKPAKLAMTLLCTLVFLIAFLIPFAQLIYWTAANFQQDFDARYIDFVTNSLMIASITTAFIAVLAIMIAWIKRQYPDKSTKLMTTLANLGYVVPGTVLAVGIFIPIAWLDNQLIAYGITSTQFLSGSVIVMLLALSTRFMTVSFQPVDRQLQRLTVNQEAAAKLLSDSPFQRWRQVMLPVLSPGVLTGLLMGFVEVMKEMPITLMTRRQGWDTLAVRVFEMTSEGMWGRAALPSLLIVLVGLIPVWILLRQSDKQG; from the coding sequence ATGATAACAATGCCAGAATCGTCTGCAAGTCAGAACAATACTGTCAATGAAAGTAATGAGACAGGCAATACGAGTAAATCTATTCGCCAAGACCATGCTACCCGTAAACGTGTCATCTCGAAATCAGTCTTAGGACTGATTTCGTTGTTTATGCTAATACCGATTTTAATCGTGTTATTGTCATGGACACAGCCCGTCGCTGATATTTGGGGGCATATGCGTGAGTACGTATTGCCACAAGTCCTCAAAAATACGGCTATTTTATTATTAATGGTCACAGTAATTTCTGGCACGATTGGCACGGCATTGGCATGGCTTACGAGTATGTACCGCTTCCCTGGACAGCGGTTTTTTTCGTGGGCGCTGATGTTGCCGCTTGCTATGCCAGCTTATGTCTTAGCATTTGTCACAGTTGGTATCGTTGATTTTAGTGGACCATTACAAACCGCATTAAGAGATTTTGGGGTTACGACTGCCATTCCGTCGGTACGTAACGTCTGGGGTGCAGGGCTGATCTTGTCATTGGCTTTTTATCCTTATGTTTATTTGCTGGCGCGCCAAGCCTTTTTATCTCAAGGTAGGCGAGCTATTGAAGCTGGGCAGATGCTTGGCTTAAGTCGTGGTCGAGTGTTTTTTCGGTTGGCATTACCGCAAGCATTACCTTGGGTCATCGGTGGTTTGCTACTGGCAAGTATGGAGACGCTAGCAGACTTTGGCGCGGTGTCAGTATTCAATGTTGATACCTTTACTACTGCCATTTATAAAGCTTGGTTTGGGTTTTTTAGCTTGACGACAGCGGCACAGTTGGCAGCACTATTAATTGGTGTGGTCTTCATCGTTGTCTTATTTGAACAGTATTGGCAAGCAAAACGCGGTAATACTATTACCCAAGGTAGTAGCCAACGTTTTGAGGTCAGTAAACCAGCTAAGCTTGCTATGACGCTGCTTTGTACGCTGGTATTTTTGATAGCATTTTTGATCCCGTTTGCACAGCTTATCTATTGGACAGCGGCAAATTTTCAGCAAGATTTTGATGCCCGCTATATTGATTTTGTCACCAACAGCCTCATGATTGCTAGTATTACCACTGCGTTTATTGCGGTCTTAGCGATTATGATTGCGTGGATTAAGCGTCAATATCCGGACAAATCTACCAAGCTTATGACTACTTTAGCTAATTTGGGCTATGTGGTGCCGGGTACGGTATTAGCGGTCGGGATCTTTATTCCGATTGCGTGGCTGGATAATCAGCTGATTGCTTATGGCATAACCTCCACGCAGTTTTTATCTGGGAGTGTGATCGTAATGCTGCTGGCTCTATCGACCCGTTTTATGACGGTCAGTTTTCAGCCGGTAGACCGTCAGCTTCAGCGCTTGACCGTCAATCAAGAAGCGGCTGCTAAATTGCTTAGCGATAGCCCTTTTCAGCGCTGGCGGCAAGTGATGTTGCCCGTATTGAGCCCAGGGGTGTTAACGGGTTTGTTGATGGGTTTTGTCGAAGTGATGAAAGAGATGCCGATTACTTTGATGACGCGGCGTCAAGGTTGGGATACGCTAGCCGTTCGGGTATTTGAGATGACCAGTGAAGGCATGTGGGGTCGCGCTGCATTACCAAGTTTGTTGATTGTATTGGTCGGTCTTATTCCTGTTTGGATATTACTGCGTCAAAGCGATAAGCAGGGTTAA
- a CDS encoding glutathione S-transferase, which translates to MLHLHHLANSRSFRILWLLEELNADYQLTCYQRNKAYRAPDSLKQIHPLGHAPMLEVDGRVLIESGFIIEYLLKHYDKERQFKPADDNEAAWEAYTFWLHFAEASVMPPLVMRLVFTKVVEQSPMLIKTVSKSIKKQVEKSMISKSLTAILDMMEQHLQDNHWFAGAEFSAADIQMHLAVVGANAGAGLDSSKYTNVLTWLKRCEERDAFKRAEEKGGRLQF; encoded by the coding sequence ATGCTACACCTTCATCACTTGGCAAACTCACGCTCATTTCGTATCTTATGGCTATTAGAAGAGCTGAATGCCGACTACCAACTGACTTGCTACCAGCGTAACAAAGCGTACCGTGCCCCTGACAGCTTAAAGCAAATACACCCGCTCGGTCATGCACCGATGCTAGAGGTCGATGGTCGTGTGCTGATTGAGTCAGGCTTTATCATCGAGTATCTATTAAAGCACTATGATAAAGAAAGGCAGTTTAAGCCTGCTGATGACAATGAAGCGGCGTGGGAGGCCTATACGTTTTGGCTACACTTTGCCGAAGCATCAGTGATGCCGCCGTTGGTCATGCGTTTGGTATTTACTAAAGTGGTTGAGCAGTCGCCGATGCTGATCAAAACTGTGAGTAAAAGCATCAAAAAGCAAGTCGAAAAAAGCATGATAAGCAAAAGCTTGACTGCCATACTCGATATGATGGAGCAGCATTTACAAGACAACCATTGGTTTGCCGGAGCAGAATTTAGCGCCGCTGATATTCAGATGCATCTGGCTGTGGTCGGTGCCAATGCAGGCGCAGGTTTAGACAGTAGTAAATATACCAATGTCTTAACTTGGCTTAAGCGTTGTGAAGAACGTGATGCCTTTAAGCGTGCAGAAGAAAAGGGCGGTCGTCTACAGTTTTAA